The Lycium ferocissimum isolate CSIRO_LF1 chromosome 10, AGI_CSIRO_Lferr_CH_V1, whole genome shotgun sequence genome window below encodes:
- the LOC132035103 gene encoding protein FAF-like, chloroplastic yields MCQLSKPPTPPLAKTNIVTKGIVSILGSDNQRGKSSAASIRRTFSADMSSKQWLAQNHFFSPIKKSASSKDLVDHSSSEEEEDDEIKGQKTSLDVWSSILSQKKDDDDMSNLQTPYIHPLVKRSTSSLSMRSLEICTENLGSETGSDGFSSYSPSENGEVDEDKDEQKQQQYCPQSFEELGVVKYNYSKRSSSFPKSFPPPIPSLARGDNKPSLHMQSRRQAGRLILEAISIPPRNLFHAHRHDGRLLLNFVDNSTSTSSSESEMEVYGEEFEEVLDDIDDQTPQLDYNTDEYIENGITVMEPKLRLSSGVINMKTSALMIKLLDSPMEIRGKSIQFSMGKEFYEFSPELDVHLGLGNKNFVTWPNKFNEVVNLTGSVGSTELTKELSQITSVPQSLPTQLTPGAAASFNAYEYFWRKKPTVASIVKTTTITKECNNYTTKQIVLAANSTAPNAQSTTKVAAYEVQDLVLMRGKRANKNYLVPLQRGCKEPRRSLLIWEPYCIATS; encoded by the coding sequence ATGTGTCAATTGAGTAAACCACCAACACCACCTCTGGCTAAAACAAATATAGTGACAAAGGGCATAGTGTCAATTCTTGGATCAGATAATCAAAGAGGCAAATCAAGTGCAGCCTCCATTAGAAGAACATTTTCTGCTGATATGTCATCCAAACAATGGCTTGCACAAAATCATTTCTTTTCTCCCATCAAAAAGAGTGCTTCATCAAAAGATCTTGTTGATCATTCCTCCTCagaggaggaagaagatgatgagATCAAAGGGCAAAAAACATCATTGGATGTTTGGAGCTCAATTTTGTCCCAAAAGaaagatgatgatgacatgTCCAATCTTCAAACTCCATATATTCATCCTCTTGTTAAAAGATCAACTAGTTCTTTGAGTATGAGAAGTCTTGAAATTTGTACTGAAAACCTTGGATCAGAAACTGGTTCTGATGGCTTTTCCTCCTACTCTCCTTCTGAGAATGGAGAGGTAGACGAGGACAAAGAcgaacaaaaacaacaacaatattgtCCTCAATCCTTTGAGGAATTGGGAGTTGTAAAGTATAATTATAGTAAGAGATCATCATCTTTTCCTAAATCTTTTCCTCCCCCAATCCCTTCCTTGGCTAGAGGTGACAACAAGCCTTCTCTCCATATGCAATCTCGACGCCAAGCTGGTAGATTGATTCTTGAagctatttctattcctcctcgAAATCTTTTCCATGCCCACCGCCATGATGGTCGCCTTCTTCTGAACTTCGTTGATAATAGTACTTCCACTTCATCATCAGAATCAGAGATGGAGGTTTATGGTGAAGAATTTGAGGAAGTGTTGGATGATATTGATGATCAAACACCTCAACTTGATTACAATACTGATGAATATATAGAAAATGGGATCACTGTGATGGAGCCGAAGCTAAGATTGTCAAGTGGGGTGATAAATATGAAGACATCAGCCCTGATGATAAAGCTGTTAGATTCTCCGATGGAAATAAGGGGAAAATCAATTCAATTCTCAATGGGAAAAGAATTTTACGAATTCTCCCCCGAATTGGATGTTCATTTGGGGCTTGGAAACAAGAATTTTGTAACATGGCCTAACAAATTTAATGAAGTTGTAAACCTGACGGGTTCTGTGGGTTCAACTGAACTGACGAAGGAGCTAAGTCAGATAACCTCAGTTCCTCAGTCACTGCCAACTCAACTTACACCGGGGGCTGCGGCCTCTTTCAATGCCTATGagtatttttggagaaagaagCCTACGGTTGCAAGCATTGTGAAAACTACCACAATtacaaaagaatgcaacaacTATACCACTAAGCAAATTGTTCTTGCAGCTAATAGTACTGCTCCCAATGCTCAGAGCACAACAAAAGTAGCAGCATATGAGGTGCAAGACTTGGTGTTAATGAGAGGGAAAAGAGCAAATAAGAACTATTTGGTACCTTTGCAAAGAGGATGCAAAGAGCCAAGGAGGTCTTTACTAATTTGGGAGCCTTACTGCATTGCCACCTCCTGA